In Corylus avellana chromosome ca8, CavTom2PMs-1.0, the genomic stretch ACATTtttcaatcaaaagaaaattatccATTAGAAAACATAAACCATTTATAGCCTCTCATCATTTTAGTATTTACAatgaaatctctctctctctctcaaaatcaaTATTCACTTTTCCTCAACGAAAAATCGTGtgcattttgattattttcagTTTCTCTCATGTTTTATACTTGGTTTAGGTGGGCTAGCCCATGTTTTGCTTGTTCTATGGTGTTTGAACGACATTTGAACATGGTTTTGGGCTGTACTCGTATCTGGTTTGGCGAAAAACTGAATTTCTTTGGGCTGCGTGTGTTATGGTTTTGGAGATGGGTTGAAGTGGCTCTTTGAGGTCTCCATGGACCATGGGCCAATCTTTAGCGGGCTTGGTCCATGAAATAGTTTGGCCCACGATCTTGATAGTTGATAGGCTTTCGTAGCTGATATAATTAATGGATAAAAGCAATATTAATTAGCCACGACATTAAttggaagaataaaaagaaaaagaaattctgagttgaaaacacaaaacaaaagtataagttttaattttttaaatattttatcatttaaattttttgaaatcataattactaactttaaattaaatagttgagattttgttatttcaataattattatttaaaattataaaaagatgaggaaaaTGTGCGGGTCCCACAGTCTTCGTGTCATCGGTTAAACGCTCTTATTTGTCACTCGAGGCTATAAAACGCACACATCGGTTGCTGACTCTCTAACGAAGAAATGGACGGCTTCGATCCAATCCCGGACTCGCTGGTCCTCCTCATCTTCAACTTCGTCTCCGATGTGAAGACCCTGATTCGCTGCCGGGTCGTCTCCAAGCGATTTAACTCGCTCGTCTCTCAAGCCGACTCGCTCCTCCTCAAAGTCGACCGTGTCATTACGCCCGAGTCCAGCGACGCTGACTCGTTGTCGTTCCCGCTCACCTTCATCCGCTCGATCCTCAAGAACTTGCACAAGCTCGTGTCGCACAAGCCCCACCCGACCCGAACCCACCGCTCCCTCCTGAATTTGCCCGCCCAAATTCTGCGCGGGTTCCAGGGGATCAGAGACCTGGAGATCGAGCTGCCCTCCGGCGACCTGAAGCTGGAGAAAAACGCGGCAGTCAAGTGGAGGGCGGAGTTCGGGAAAAACCTGAGGAGCTGCGTGATCTTCGGGTTCCGCGAACTACGAAGCTCGCAGCCGTCACAGATTTCGGCGGACTTCGGCGAGGTGGGTTTCGCGGGAGGGCTGAAGCTGAGGGTGGTGTGGACGATAAGCGCGCTGGTAGCGGCTTCGGCGAGGCACCATCTGCTGAGGGAGGTGGTGAAGGAGCAAAAGCAGCTGGAGAGGCTGGTTCTGAGGGACAAGGACGGTGAGGGAACGGTGGTGATGGACAAAGACGGCCTCAGGGAGTTCAGGGAAGACCCGGCGCAGTTGCAGGTTAGCGACGACCTTAGCGTCGTGAGCGGCGGCGAGGGCGGTCAGGGTCAGGGGATGTGGGAGAGGAAGTTGGGTGGTAGGACGCCGGTGCCGAGCGTGAGGCTGAGAATGAGGCACGTGCTGAAGCTGGAGGTGGAAGGAGGGGCATGGATGGGCGGTGCGACACTTGTAATCGTGAAGCCCACAAGTTCAAATTGGAGGGACGATGGGGCCCAGCCCCAACAGCAAGCGCTGGAGGGTGACGTGGAGGATGAGGAGGAGAAGGACGCTGAGTTGGCATTGGAGGCTTTTGGGGGAGGCGTGTATGGGGAGGCGGTTCGAGCGCTGGTCAAGACTCGTGGCTACCTTTTGGAAATGAACTCCTTTTGAGGGCGGCTTTGCTTACGATTTACGAACCGGTTTTTGGGGGCTGGTCCAGTTGGTcttcgccttttttttttcttttttttatgtaaCCAAAAGAAAGGTTGTAAACgccttttactttattttttggtttgaaataaAGAGCTGCGGTTACGCCTCAAGGCTCCAACAATAATGATTTCAATGCCTAAAACtgtgtaatttcaaaaaaaatgatttattgaattttgatcaaaatagtgataaattattattaataaattattggagaaacttcacttacctccATAAACTTTCGCGTCTTTTGCAGACACCTTCtaattgttcaaaaactctcactttgatgtatctaacttccgtttccttccactttgcccTTTCCGTTACTGAGAAATCTTAACGGAAGGGTATAAAATTCTAATcttacccccttttttttttttaatataataattataatatttggagaaacttcacttacccttcCTGAACTGATGTACCTTTTGCAAACACTctcaatcttcaaagtctctcactttagtgtatcgaacttttgatttgttttaGTTACcacattccgttaggattttctgttaagtCCTAATggaggggtgtgaaattcctaaaatgcctttatttttattaaaaaaaaaaaaattcttgaccCATGGGTTCATTGGTGTTCTATCCGCTCTTTACATTTTCACGAATTAGAGCAGCACTGCATTCTAACAGTTTGAAAGACCTTGGTAAGTCAccaaggtgacccacgaaaGGTCACAACTTGTGACCCGCCGTGGGTCACCAAGTGACCCATCGGagggtcactttttttttttaatataataattttttatttataaataagggtaaatttaaaatttttaaaaattgtaggattataaaggtcttttactcattCTATCGTTTGATTTAACTCCAATATCTAACGGTAAGGAATATTTGGAACGAAAcgaaagttcgatacactaaagtgagagactttgaagattggAAGAGTGTTTGCAAAAGACGCATAAGTTTAGggggataagtgaagttttccctaattttttatttataaataagggtaaatttgaaattttaaatttttttaggggtataaaggtcttttactcatttgatcgtttgatttaactgcaaaatcctaacggaatgggaaaagtgaaaggaaatcgAAATTGGATACAttaaagtgagagttttgaacaATGAGAGAGTGTCTGcaaaaaaactcaaaagttTGGGAggaataagtgaagttttccctaaattattattgaattttgatcgtGACAAAGAGAAACATTAACTTGTCTGTAAAtatttctctgattttctttcatTCAGCTACTACCCTAATATACCAAATGCCCATTGTGGATGCACGGTCTCTCAATTAAAGAAGATTATAATTCATTTTGAATTGAGAAGAGATAATGCAGATGAGCTACTATGGACATGGGATAAATACCCTTTGAGAATGCCCTGAGACGAATTCAGCCACCATACTCTACCAGTGAAGCCTAGGGGGATGACATGCAGAAGAGATCAAACCAAAGGCAGCAATGATTTGAAACTTAAATCGGGAAGCAAATGCAAAAGCAGTCGCAATTTTAGAACATAAATATTGGTTCCGATACTTATGAACCCAACATCAAAGGCAACCGAGCTTGTGCAACAGGGTGACCATTACAATGTGTAATATCCCGATTTCATATTAGAAAGATGAGAGAAGAAAttcacatagagtgggtgattTATAAATATAGTTATGGGTACTAACttccacattgcctagttattaggtgaaactgaactttataataaattttaaagaagctccaaattgattagtccttttggagtaatagcgcagatgtaaGTAGTTCTTTTTTCtagggtcgttacaagtggtgtCAAAGCCACTTAGTAACGCCAgatcatgtggtactggagcattGCATGACGTGGCTCTGACGAAGACATCAAGAATTTAAAATtgggagtttgtaacactctcgttccatattaggaagatgagaagaagcccacatagagtgggtggtttataaagatagtcatatatactaagtcccacattgcgtAGTTAGTAGGTGAAACTAAATTttataatgaaatataaaaaagctccaaattgactagtctttttagaATAATAGCACAGATGTAGCTAGCGATTTTCCCCAGGTCGTTACAAGGTGTTTCTTTCTGGTGGTAGAATGCTTCTTTTGAAGCTGAATACTTTGGTGGTTGTTTTCTATCCAGatgtccttttattttttgttcaaaggTTATCCATCTTTCAGCACATGAATGGGGTTTCTTCATTTTCCTCTTTCCTCTAAATAGTCACTTTGTACCTTGAAGACATGTCAAGTGACGCCCAGTTGGTGATTCTTTTGTGCAAACAGTTGGGGCTCAGCCATGTTCACTTGGAAGGAGACGCCCAGTTGGCGATTAATGCGATCAAGTCACTGGATCCGGACTGGAGTAGTACGGGTATGCTGGTGGATGACATTAAGCAGGAGTTACAATCACTACAACATTGGAAGCTATCTTTTGTTCGTAGGGAGGGTAACAAGGCGGCATATACCCTGTCTAGATTAGCTACAAGGAATGTTATGGATAAATTATGAATTCATGAGGCACCTGAATGTATTGCTGATATTTTTTGCAGATGGAGCAAATTGTTCCCTCTGTTTTGAACTTGAATTAATGAGAAAAGAAGAATcctttatcaaaaaaaaaaaaaaaaaggagttgtaTGGTATTCAATGTTACAACTTTGAGTCTGTATTCATTTGAGACCATGTGCACCAAACTAGTGAGCACTGGCTGAACTGACTTCACCCTCCACCTCTTATTAATTGTCAGGAGGAGATGTCATTTGGTCCAAAGACAATTGGCCTAGTTGCCTGATACTCCTCTATAATCCtataaacaaaatcattgtcAGGAGGAGATGTCATTTGGTCCAAAGACAATTGGCCTAGTTGCCTGATACTCCTCTATAATCCtataaacaaaatcatcaagtatcaattaaaaaattgcTCTTTTCACAGAACTGTCCAAATGAAAATTATAACTTCAGGGCATGTGCCTTTCCTACTTCGTGGGCGTTTTCTTACAGTAAAGCGACAACCTCATTCAAAACCAATTATCAACATCTAATTCAAACATCAAACCAGAGAAGATCATAGTTAAATTAATAAGTAAAGCGACAACCATATTCCAAATAACCATGCTTTTGTTGAATAATAGCTATTGAATTTATCTATCCTATAATCAATTAGGTCAAGTCATGAAACCACTTGTATTCTTGACAAGGAAATTGTAGAAACAGGAAATTCTGGCATGCTATAGTATAGTTCACTTGGCGAAACAAAATATTGTAGAAATCATATAGACACATATGCAAAGAGCTAAAAACTAAAGTTACCAACTATATAGAGTCCTAGAACATAGAACTGAAGATAATAAACTAAGTCGGGTACCTGATGCCCAAAATACCCAGCAAGTATAAATTCTGAGTGGCAAATAGCTTCCTCAAACAGTGATTTAGAAAACAGAGCAAGTATTTATAATTcaatggaccaaaaaaaaaaaaaaaacatgaaagttaTCTCCTTGTCTTTCAGATAAATATGAAAATGCTAAAAATAGAGGTGaggaattaattaaaaaaaattaccctgaATAACAATGCTTCCAATTTCTGTTATGGCCCTTCCAAAACTGAACTCTTCATGTATTCCACTTATAAGCATTACTATTGATGAATTGCCCAGGGACATCAAAGATTATACATTGCTTTGTATAACGGCTTCTTTTAGCTGCTCAGGAATTCCCAGCAAATTGTACACATCTACTTTGGCTCCGTCAGTTCTTTTGAATAAGGAAGCAAATATTTGTCTGAGAACCTCTTCTCAGTCATTTTGCAAACTGTGGTCAAACAGGGTTTCTTCTTaagcatatttttcttttccagaaTCTCCAACACTCGTAGACGGGGCTTTAACCTGTTCTCAATGCTGCAAATAAGCAATTCCGGGTGGCTAACTATATAAGAGATATCTATGTTCCACGCACTAAGCAGCAGCACTTCCGTTACCCCCTTGATTTTCCTCTCAGATACAGCAAAAACCTGAGGCACCCTCCTAAACACATCCAGAATATCACTTTCTGAAAACCCTAGACTTCGAAAAAGCTTCAACTTGAGCTCCCAATTCTCTTCTGTCATTGAACTCACTGTCCGAATAGCAGAAAGAAACATCTTTGATTTCCTATTGCAACCCATTTCATCAACCGTTTGAACGAAATCCCGAATACTTGCTGGCTTAAGCAGAAAAAACCTAGGGAAgttaaacaaatatttaacaatCTGCGAAGAACTAATTCCACAATGCTTCATAAATTCGATATTGGGCAACATAGTCTTTTGCAAATCATGCTTTAAAAACCACGCAGAAATCTTTAAGACCCTAACAACACCTGCATTGGAGCCCAGTATACTCTTCAACACCAAAATTGAGGGTCCAAGCTTATGCGCACTTCGTGTAAGAATCCATGGGTCAGTGGATATGATATCCGCAATGTCGTCGGGCGCAAAGCCCAAGTCCTGGAAAACCTTAATTTTCGGTTTGATGGTACTGGTGAGTTTGGAAGAGAGAACTTCGGGGCGGCTCTTAACAACTTGCTCGATATGGGTTTTAGAGAAACCGCTCTCCTTAAGGAACAAAAGTATGGAATCTGCCGCTTCGGGTTTTTTCAGGTAAGTTATTGCTGATGAGGCTTTAAGAGCGGCTTCAGGGGAGAACTGTTGCTGGTTGATCAAGTAGTCTACGACAGCTATGGTGGAATTTGATTGTTCGCTACTGGGtacggaggaggaggaggaggaggagagaaaaaagagagagattgagtAGTGGGGAATTGGGGGTTTGTGGAGATGTGGAGGGTTTTTGTGAGAGAGTGAGATGAGGGTTTTGCAGATTTGCACAATTCTCATCTCTAATCCTATACAATTTTAACTACTAAAAATGTTACTCTTGGAATACTATCAATCACAGAGAAACGAGAGCAATGTAAAGCATAAAACATGCGCATATGACTATGATATTCTGGATCTTACACGAACAATGAAACCAAGCTTGCCTTTTTACAGTGATGCGAAGTAGAATTCCAAGGCTCCAATATGTGCTTCCCTCCCTGCTGAGATTAGCCACACAATTCCTCTCTCTGTGTTTGCTGTCAGCagagattagggttttggagcCGATAATGTCAGTTTGACCTCTGTGGCTCTGTCACTCTCACTTGAGTTGCTCTGGGCTGGGCCTTGATCTAAGCAAACCCAAATAATTGCGGGTTCAATGTTGGACCCACCCGCAAGCCTTCAGCCCAAACTTCTATCAACAGaagtttccatttttcattGTAAAAAACCCTACGCATCGGAGCACTCACAATTGCTTAtccattttttacttttagttaaaatagataagtaaaacaataaaaaaaatgctctaCAATGATTATGCATCTGAAatataaaatgcatttttttttttttttgatttgtgaACAGTGTACCGCTACATGTAACGggtggaataggatcctctccagtcccttttggactagagaatatccagttcatgattaggatttatttttagaaatctTAGAGCTACAATGAGACACATGTcctactaacaaaaaataataataaaatattatttcatattaaaaaaatatataaaaaaataataaaataataaagggTGGTTGGCCATCCTATTGGAGGTGGCCGGACcaggccgaagccaccccatggccttaGGATTTGGTCCAGCCACGCCcaagggccaattttttttttttaaaaaaaat encodes the following:
- the LOC132190028 gene encoding F-box protein AUF1 yields the protein MDGFDPIPDSLVLLIFNFVSDVKTLIRCRVVSKRFNSLVSQADSLLLKVDRVITPESSDADSLSFPLTFIRSILKNLHKLVSHKPHPTRTHRSLLNLPAQILRGFQGIRDLEIELPSGDLKLEKNAAVKWRAEFGKNLRSCVIFGFRELRSSQPSQISADFGEVGFAGGLKLRVVWTISALVAASARHHLLREVVKEQKQLERLVLRDKDGEGTVVMDKDGLREFREDPAQLQVSDDLSVVSGGEGGQGQGMWERKLGGRTPVPSVRLRMRHVLKLEVEGGAWMGGATLVIVKPTSSNWRDDGAQPQQQALEGDVEDEEEKDAELALEAFGGGVYGEAVRALVKTRGYLLEMNSF
- the LOC132190624 gene encoding uncharacterized protein LOC132190624; the encoded protein is MRIVQICKTLISLSHKNPPHLHKPPIPHYSISLFFLSSSSSSSVPSSEQSNSTIAVVDYLINQQQFSPEAALKASSAITYLKKPEAADSILLFLKESGFSKTHIEQVVKSRPEVLSSKLTSTIKPKIKVFQDLGFAPDDIADIISTDPWILTRSAHKLGPSILVLKSILGSNAGVVRVLKISAWFLKHDLQKTMLPNIEFMKHCGISSSQIVKYLFNFPRFFLLKPASIRDFVQTVDEMGCNRKSKMFLSAIRTVSSMTEENWELKLKLFRSLGFSESDILDVFRRVPQVFAVSERKIKGVTEVLLLSAWNIDISYIVSHPELLICSIENRLKPRLRVLEILEKKNMLKKKPCLTTVCKMTEKRFSDKYLLPYSKELTEPK